A stretch of Gallus gallus isolate bGalGal1 chromosome 2, bGalGal1.mat.broiler.GRCg7b, whole genome shotgun sequence DNA encodes these proteins:
- the SNRNP48 gene encoding U11/U12 small nuclear ribonucleoprotein 48 kDa protein, producing MAAAPSSTSAVLAAVPPSVAMAVSCAVWLEDQVERVPCPYDVHHRVPRASLERHAASCRLRKMGYSAEEQAEMYDSRFFYENLKVPTVAMDKELQFHIVQQARAQSAKEGIGYTEGSYSSLPVEVPQNHKRFTCDLTQADRLALYDYVVEETKKQRSRSQITENDSDLFVDLAAKITQDDSQKGPKSHLEILAEMRDYKRRRQSYRAKNVHITKKSYTEVIRDVIGVHMEELSNHWQEENRLDNAEMCEGGKSKSSGRKEDRRSASVDSRQSAGSSKDTERTRHRRDSSRSPSKRKRSRERGKDRDSRRKREREEDKYHGHKRRK from the exons ATGGCGGCGGCGCCCTCTTCCACTTCCGCGGTGCTGGCAGCCGTCCCGCCCTCAGTAGCAATGGCGGTTTCCTGCGCGGTGTGGCTGGAGGATCAG GTGGAGCGGGTGCCCTGCCCTTACGACGTCCATCACCGTGTGCCGCGGGCGTCGTTGGAGAGGCACGCGGCGTCCTGCCGCCTCCGCAAGATGGGCTACTCCGCCGAGGAGCAg GCCGAGATGTACGACTCTCGCTTCTTCTATGAGAACCTGAAGGTGCCCACCGTTGCAATGG ATAAAGAGCTACAGTTTCACATAGTTCAGCAAGCTAGAGCTCAGAGTGCCAAAGAAGGCATAGGCTACACTGAAG GATCTTACTCATCACTGCCTGTAGAAGTTCCTCAAAATCACAAACGTTTCACCTGTGACCTGACTCAAGCTGACCGTCTTGCTCTTTATGATTATGTTGTtgaggaaacaaagaaacagaggtCTAGGtcacaaatcacagaaaatgaTAGCGACCTCTTTGTGGATTTAGCAGCCAAGATCACTCAAG ATGACAGTCAGAAAGGTCCAAAGTCCCATCTTGAAATTCTGGCTGAAATGCGAGACTACAAAAGGCGACGGCAGTCATACAGGGCTAAGAACGTTCATATAACGAAGAAGTCTTACACTGAG GTGATTCGGGATGTGATTGGTGTACATATGGAGGAACTCAGCAACCACTGGCAGGAAGAGAACAGGTTGGATAACGCAGAGATGTGTGAAGGAGGAAAGTCAAAATCTTCAGGAAG AAAGGAAGACAGGCGGTCAGCTTCGGTGGACTCGAGGCAGTCTGCAGGAAGCTCAAAGGACACTGAACGCACCAGGCACAGGCgagacagcagcaggagtccaagtaaaagaaaaaggagccGTGAGAGAGGGAAAGACAGAGATTCtcggaggaaaagagaaag gGAAGAAGACAAGTATCACGGccataaaagaagaaagtag
- the ROPN1L gene encoding ropporin-1-like protein isoform X1 translates to MLRMRRADIEGCVHVTELEKTMPLPDTLFCAQQIKIPPELPDIMKQFTKAAIRTQPRDVLQWSAAYFTALSKGELLPVKERIETPSAKQKMDAGLTPGLLKVLHKQLSAKGTVSVAELKKKWKDLCLPEEQLEAILQLDIFDEEVEWMKILALGCSMLGESLLSSMKHACEILTQDPEGGAARIPYETFSFLYCYLASIDGDIPDEKIKAFLQKIKDDADRQSGMVLLRNFQSQPSTQF, encoded by the exons ATGTTGCGGATGAGACGAGCTGACATAGAGGGCTGT GTCCATGTAACCGAACTTGAAAAGACCATGCCTCTTCCAGACACCTTGTTTTGTGCTCAGCAGATCAAAATCCCCCCTGAGCTACCAGACATTATGAAACAGTTCACCAAAGCTGCTATTAGGACTCAGCCTCGTGATGTTTTGCAGTGGTCAGCTGC GTACTTTACGGCACTGTCAAAAGGTGAGCTCCTTCCAGTGAAGGAGAGGATTGAAACAccttcagcaaaacagaaaatggatgCTGGTTTGACCCCAGGACTCCTTAAAGTCTTGCACAAACAG CTCTCTGCTAAAGGCACTGTAAGTGttgcagaactgaagaaaaaatggaaagactTGTGCTTGCCAGAGGAACAGCTGGAAGCTATCCTGCAGTTGGACATCTTTGATGAAGAGGTGGAGTGGATGAAGATTCTGGCACTTGGGTGCAGCATGCTTGGTGAG TCCTTGCTGAGTTCAATGAAACATGCCTGCGAAATTTTAACACAGGACCCGGAAGGTGGAGCAGCTCGTATTCCCTATGAAACGTTCTCATTCCTTTACTGCTATTTGGCAAGTATCGATGGAGACATACCAGATGAGAAAATCAAAGCTTTCCTCCAAAAGATTAAAGACGACGC TGACCGACAAAGCGGCATGGTACTGCTCAGAAACTTTCAGAGCCAGCCCTCAACACAGTTTTGA
- the ROPN1L gene encoding ropporin-1-like protein isoform X2 yields the protein MPLPDTLFCAQQIKIPPELPDIMKQFTKAAIRTQPRDVLQWSAAYFTALSKGELLPVKERIETPSAKQKMDAGLTPGLLKVLHKQLSAKGTVSVAELKKKWKDLCLPEEQLEAILQLDIFDEEVEWMKILALGCSMLGESLLSSMKHACEILTQDPEGGAARIPYETFSFLYCYLASIDGDIPDEKIKAFLQKIKDDADRQSGMVLLRNFQSQPSTQF from the exons ATGCCTCTTCCAGACACCTTGTTTTGTGCTCAGCAGATCAAAATCCCCCCTGAGCTACCAGACATTATGAAACAGTTCACCAAAGCTGCTATTAGGACTCAGCCTCGTGATGTTTTGCAGTGGTCAGCTGC GTACTTTACGGCACTGTCAAAAGGTGAGCTCCTTCCAGTGAAGGAGAGGATTGAAACAccttcagcaaaacagaaaatggatgCTGGTTTGACCCCAGGACTCCTTAAAGTCTTGCACAAACAG CTCTCTGCTAAAGGCACTGTAAGTGttgcagaactgaagaaaaaatggaaagactTGTGCTTGCCAGAGGAACAGCTGGAAGCTATCCTGCAGTTGGACATCTTTGATGAAGAGGTGGAGTGGATGAAGATTCTGGCACTTGGGTGCAGCATGCTTGGTGAG TCCTTGCTGAGTTCAATGAAACATGCCTGCGAAATTTTAACACAGGACCCGGAAGGTGGAGCAGCTCGTATTCCCTATGAAACGTTCTCATTCCTTTACTGCTATTTGGCAAGTATCGATGGAGACATACCAGATGAGAAAATCAAAGCTTTCCTCCAAAAGATTAAAGACGACGC TGACCGACAAAGCGGCATGGTACTGCTCAGAAACTTTCAGAGCCAGCCCTCAACACAGTTTTGA